The Amycolatopsis camponoti genome segment GTGCAGCCGCAGAAGCTGTCGGCGACGCTCACCGCGATCTCGACCGCCCTGCAGGGCCGCGGCGACCAGCTCGGCGACACGCTGACGCAGCTGGGCACCTACATCGGCGAGCTGAACCCGCACGAGCCGGAGCTGCAGCACAACCTCAAGGCGCTCGCGGAGTTCTCCGACCACCTCAAGGACGCCGCGCCCGACCTGGTGCAGAGCCTCGACAACCTGAGCACGACGACCCGCACCGTGGTCGACGAGCAGCAGAACCTGTCGAACCTCTACGGCAGCCTGACCCAGGCCTCGGTGGACCTGCAGACGTTCCTGCAGAACAACAAGGACAACATCATCTCCCTCGCCAGCACGGCCCGGCCCACCGCCGAACTGCTGGCGAGGTACGCGCCGGAGTACCCCTGCGTGATCTCCCAGATGGCCGACAACGTGCCGCTGATCGACCAGGCCCTCGGCAAGGGCACCGACAAGCCCGGCCTGCACGCGACGATCGAGATCATCGTGCCGCGCGCGCCGTACCAAGCGGGCAAGGAGGAGCCGCGGTTCGAGGACAAGCGCGGCCCGCGGTGCTACGACATGAAGGACATCCCGAAGCCGTTCCCGTCCGAGCCGCCGGACGGCGCCTTCCAGGACGGCACCAAGCACCAGGCCGCGCCGAAGACCGTCGGCGAGGGCCTCAACCCGGCCAAGTTCAAGCAGGACGCGGCCGGCGGCAACGGCAGCGGCGGTGACCTGGCTTACTCGCCCGCGGAGCAGGGCTTCCTGGCCGACCTCCTCGGCCCGCAGCTGGGCATGAACGCGGCCGACGTCCCGGGCTGGAGCTCGCTGCTCGTCGGACCGCTCTACCGCGGGGCGGAGGTGACGGTGAAGTGAGGGGCCTGCTCGCACCGCTGATCAAGCTCGGCGTCTTCGTGGTCGTCACCGTGCTGTTCACGACGATCCTCGGCATCAGCATCGCCAACATCAACACCACCAGCACCAAGGCCTACAAGGCGCGCTTCACCGACGCGACGCTGCTGCTGCCCAACGACGACGTCCGCATCGCCGGCGTCCGCGTCGGGCAGGTCAAGGACGTCAAGATCGTCGACAAGCGCCAGGCCGAGGTCGAGTTCGAGGTCGACGCCGGGCGCACGCTGCCGGCCGGGGTGACCGCGCAGATCAAGTTCCGCAACCTGGTCGGTCAGCGCTACGTCTCGCTCGGCGAGGGCGACGACAGCGCCGGGAAGACCCTGCAGCCCGGCGGGACCATCCCGCTGGACCACACCACGCCGGCGCTGGACCTGACCGAGCTGTTCAACG includes the following:
- a CDS encoding MCE family protein, which encodes MRTLRRRLLGLALIAVMVGGVALSIAMYDKAFTPVVTVKLQADKIGNQLIKQSDVKVRGLIVGSVQDIVATDHGAELTLALSPESAKLIPANVSARFLPKTLFGERFVSLEIPKDPSAKTIASGDVIPQDRTSSAIELDQAFEHLMPVLQAVQPQKLSATLTAISTALQGRGDQLGDTLTQLGTYIGELNPHEPELQHNLKALAEFSDHLKDAAPDLVQSLDNLSTTTRTVVDEQQNLSNLYGSLTQASVDLQTFLQNNKDNIISLASTARPTAELLARYAPEYPCVISQMADNVPLIDQALGKGTDKPGLHATIEIIVPRAPYQAGKEEPRFEDKRGPRCYDMKDIPKPFPSEPPDGAFQDGTKHQAAPKTVGEGLNPAKFKQDAAGGNGSGGDLAYSPAEQGFLADLLGPQLGMNAADVPGWSSLLVGPLYRGAEVTVK